One Spiribacter halobius DNA segment encodes these proteins:
- a CDS encoding methyl-accepting chemotaxis protein, translating to MKLLQRQGMAVQVTAALLVAVVVIMGVLVVFASTFSQRSMLAEKEGEMRQQVRVLDTMLEFYYEVLESRANEYARVFAADFPGELTRDTSERVTIGDYRAPVMRHDGEVLNLDFSTVDAFARQTGGNATVFVRYEDDFLRVTTSLKKEDGSRAIGTLLGQSHPGYRQLMAGEPYIGRARLFGRDYMTRYDPVLDRRGEVIGILYVGVDYTAEFADLRQSIAGLTFGESGRAFAVDRTSAEAPVVLHAEEQRLGSALAEAGMGAGEDTVSRLRGDEGGVFRYAGAGSEWLMAHQPVDGWGWTIAARGALDDFQAAGARLGWLLAGAGVIAGVLLVAVGGLTLRRMLRPLDALGRQVRRVGEGDLTVDFRRLEDEGNRNELRRMEDSLAAMTADFRKLIGEVVGAAQQLASAAGQMLETTRQSAQGAERQQSEADQVGTAMNEMAQTVQEVARNAAEAAEAAKEADGRAGDGQQTVERTAEAIRRFAEQISGVAGTIREVEQGSERIGGVVDLINGISEQTNLLALNAAIEAARAGEQGRGFAVVAEEVRSLANRTQEATKEIQGTVESLQRLGREASERMTEGEATGRRTAEHAEEAGEALQAIAESVSHITRLNQQIATAAEEQSQVAEEINRSVVSIRDVSAETAEGAAQSRDAGDNVARLADDLRERVARFRT from the coding sequence ATGAAGCTCTTGCAGCGCCAGGGGATGGCCGTCCAGGTGACCGCCGCCCTGCTCGTCGCGGTGGTGGTCATCATGGGTGTGCTGGTGGTGTTCGCCTCCACCTTCAGCCAGCGCAGCATGCTCGCCGAGAAGGAGGGCGAGATGCGCCAGCAGGTGCGCGTGCTCGATACCATGCTGGAGTTCTACTACGAGGTGCTGGAGAGCCGGGCCAACGAGTACGCCCGCGTGTTCGCCGCGGACTTCCCCGGGGAGCTGACGCGGGACACGAGCGAGCGGGTCACCATCGGCGACTACCGGGCGCCGGTGATGCGCCACGACGGCGAGGTGCTGAACCTCGACTTCAGCACCGTCGATGCCTTCGCCCGGCAGACCGGCGGCAACGCCACGGTGTTCGTGCGCTATGAGGACGATTTCCTGCGCGTCACCACCTCGCTGAAGAAGGAGGATGGCTCCCGGGCCATCGGCACCCTGCTCGGGCAGTCCCACCCCGGCTATCGCCAGCTCATGGCGGGCGAGCCGTACATCGGCCGCGCGCGGCTGTTCGGCCGCGACTACATGACCCGCTACGACCCGGTGCTGGACCGCCGCGGCGAGGTGATCGGCATCCTCTATGTGGGCGTCGACTACACCGCCGAGTTCGCCGATCTGCGCCAGAGCATCGCCGGGCTCACCTTCGGCGAGTCGGGCCGGGCCTTCGCGGTGGACCGCACCAGCGCCGAGGCGCCGGTTGTGCTGCACGCCGAGGAGCAGCGTCTCGGCAGCGCGCTGGCCGAGGCCGGCATGGGGGCGGGCGAGGACACGGTGTCGCGCCTGCGCGGCGATGAGGGCGGGGTGTTCCGCTACGCCGGCGCCGGCAGCGAGTGGCTGATGGCGCACCAGCCGGTGGACGGCTGGGGCTGGACCATCGCCGCCCGCGGCGCGCTGGATGATTTCCAGGCCGCCGGCGCACGCCTGGGCTGGCTGCTCGCCGGCGCCGGCGTCATCGCCGGCGTGCTGCTGGTGGCCGTGGGCGGGCTGACGCTGCGGCGCATGCTGCGGCCGCTGGATGCCCTCGGCCGGCAGGTGCGCCGGGTGGGCGAGGGTGACCTCACCGTCGATTTCCGCCGCCTGGAGGACGAAGGCAACCGCAACGAGCTGCGGCGCATGGAGGACAGCCTCGCGGCGATGACCGCGGACTTCCGCAAGCTCATCGGCGAGGTGGTGGGTGCGGCCCAGCAGCTCGCGAGCGCCGCCGGGCAGATGCTCGAGACCACCCGCCAGTCCGCCCAGGGGGCGGAGCGCCAGCAGAGCGAGGCGGACCAGGTGGGCACCGCCATGAACGAGATGGCGCAGACGGTCCAGGAGGTGGCCCGTAATGCTGCCGAGGCCGCGGAGGCCGCGAAGGAGGCCGACGGCCGCGCCGGCGACGGCCAGCAGACCGTGGAGCGCACCGCCGAGGCCATCCGCCGGTTTGCCGAGCAGATCAGCGGCGTCGCCGGCACCATCCGCGAGGTGGAGCAGGGCAGCGAGCGCATCGGCGGCGTGGTGGATCTCATCAACGGCATCTCCGAGCAGACCAACCTGCTGGCCCTGAACGCCGCCATCGAGGCCGCCCGGGCCGGCGAGCAGGGGCGGGGCTTTGCCGTGGTGGCCGAGGAAGTGCGCAGCCTCGCCAACCGCACCCAGGAGGCGACCAAGGAGATCCAGGGCACGGTGGAGTCGCTGCAGCGGCTCGGCCGCGAGGCCAGCGAGCGCATGACCGAGGGCGAGGCCACCGGCCGCCGCACCGCCGAGCATGCCGAGGAGGCCGGCGAGGCGCTGCAGGCCATCGCCGAGTCGGTGAGCCACATCACCCGGCTCAACCAGCAGATCGCGACGGCGGCGGAGGAGCAGAGCCAGGTGGCGGAGGAGATCAACCGCAGCGTGGTCAGCATCCGCGACGTCTCCGCCGAAACCGCCGAGGGCGCCGCCCAGTCGCGGGATGCCGGCGACAACGTCGCCCGGCTGGCGGACGATCTGCGGGAGCGGGTGGCGCGATTCCGCACCTGA